A window of the Ipomoea triloba cultivar NCNSP0323 chromosome 14, ASM357664v1 genome harbors these coding sequences:
- the LOC116004740 gene encoding nucleoporin GLE1-like codes for MARVMHAPYGHSTLSSERQLSKKELKKKELEELEATLAEFGYNQPEKKDDSLGATHSKKVENVMNGEEDKKDDGTTVESKNAKKKKKKSKEAKEQQDQPNGVEVGNAKEKDESGGVEKAEDAHNVDVKEKLKKLQSMKKKKSRMLQPKLLQRKRRRTTTTSSHSES; via the exons ATGGCACGTGTGATGCACGCCCCATATGGGCAT TCCACACTCAGCTCAGAAAGGCAGCTatcaaaaaaggaattgaagaagaaagaacTTGAAGAACTTGAAGCTACGCTTGCTGAATTTGGATACAACCAACCTGAGAAAAAAGACGATTCACTAG GTGCTACACATAGCAAGAAGGTAGAGAATGTGATGAATGGAGAGGAGGATAAGAAGGATGATGGTACTACTGTTGAGAGCAAGAatgcaaaaaagaagaaaaagaagtcAAAGGAGGCCAAAGAACAACAGGATCAACCCAACGGTGTTGAAGTTGGAAATGCAAAGGAAAAAGATGAAAGTGGTGGAGTGGAGAAGGCTGAAGATGCTCATAATGTTGATGTGAAAGAGAAGCTTAAGAAATTGCAGTCtatgaaaaagaagaagtcaAGGATGCTGCAGCCAAAGCTGCTGcaaagaaaaaggagaagaacCACTACAACTAGCAGCCACAGCG AGTCATAG
- the LOC116005000 gene encoding serine/threonine-protein kinase prpf4B-like isoform X2 — MTSDSSDPARRKHHHSSHSDVETDEPSKRRKHGHHHHHRRRHHRHHGKKPEEIDSKLETEVKEAEVEIEGGKEVLGSGAVGVAMSSSNLGIDYDMEEGEIIEDDVPPNSAAYDVAEDTENRKLSSDMDRHEAHAEGPNFGMPIEKKVEEVDRSKNHEGLSWEGISCEKYLANGNLVGGRHKHEGKCSPIEESRTQKHYYGDGNDLKDWKRSLTPDNAGKRRKTAKVALPRDGYEDEGPYGKDSKSPDRSRGLPQSQSTSEEVSISEVFHKPEDVFYKDRKSKGDKDYERVTGLVRDYCHGSQDFLKEKERERSSSRSRYSSQDDRLHSHETTERYREGSREIDRDRTKNRDRERGRTRGKEGDRVTERNRERERVRQKEMERGRARERERVREKEIEEDRARERERVREKEIERDRARERERERDNYRGRQWDNDRKRERERESRWESDRESSRGRSRDKERDKETDRYRRANKYDDLGSSYGDRDKFSVSRRIKDDGTGHREKKNDPVIKSSDHKLHEIETDISKRDEDEQDYQEEISFQLAEHEEEEELDRIKEESRKRKQAILEKYKNLQLHPKTQLEDTAKEVIEHSSELEVGGNHMPEAVYYRADGGESHSGDKVISVGKSPNQERFATNDQNSGAGGLGQGTPKSERSNDMFCDDIFGESPAAVHKTGKGDGLIIERSGLHDNWDDAEGYYSYRFGEVLDGRYEINASHGKGVFSAVVRARDLKAKPGDPEEVAIKMIRNNDTMYKAGMEELVILKKLVGADPEDRRHCVRFLSSFKYRNHLCLVFESLHMNLREVLKKFGRNIGLKLTAVRTYAKQLFISLKHLKNCGVLHSDIKPDNMLVNEAKNVLKLCDFGNAMFAGKNEITPYLVSRFYRAPEIILGLPYDHPIDMWSVGCCLFELYIGKVLFPGPTNNDMLRLHMELKGPFPKKMLRKAAFTDQHFDQDLNFYATEEDPVTKKAIRKLIVNIRPRDIGAIISGSPGEDPKMLTHFKDLLDRIFVLDPDKRLTVSQALSHPFITEKISDWERPLSWQFFRWNIFCFY, encoded by the exons ATGACCAGCGATTCCAGTGACCCTGCTCGTCGCAAGCACCACCATTCCTCTCATTCCGATGTCGAAACTGACGAGCCTTCGAAGCGTCGTAAGCACggtcaccaccaccaccacaggCGTCGCCACCATCGCCACCACGGAAAGAAGCCCGAAGAGATTGATTCGAAACTAGAAACGGAGGTTAAGGAGGCTGAGGTTGAAATTGAGGGCGGAAAGGAGGTCCTTGGAAGCGGAGCAGTGGGTGTGGCTATGAGCAGTTCGAATTTGGGGATCGATTATGATATGGAGGAAGGGGAGATTATTGAGGACGATGTTCCACCTAATTCTGCTGCTTATGATGTTGCTGAAGATACTGAGAACAGGAAATTGAGTTCGGACATG GACCGTCATGAAGCTCATGCAGAAGGGCCTAATTTTGGTATGCCCATTGAAAAGAAAGTGGAAGAAGTTGACAGAAGTAAGAATCACGAGGGGTTGAGTTGGGAAGGAATTTCTTGTGAAAAATATCTTGCCAATGGGAACTTGGTTGGTGGGCGCCATAAACATGAGGGAAAATGTTCTCCTATTGAAGAAAGTAGGACACAAAAGCATTACTATGGTGATGGAAATGATTTAAAGGACTGGAAAAGATCTTTGACACCTGACAATGCTGGGAAGAGGCGCAAGACTGCCAAGGTTGCATTACCTCGTGATGGATATGAAGACGAGGGTCCTTATGGAAAGGATTCAAAATCACCTGATCGGTCTAGAGGGTTGCCACAATCTCAAAGCACTTCTGAGGAGGTTTCTATTTCAGAAGTGTTTCATAAGCCAGAGGATGTATTTTATAAAGATAGGAAATCTAAGGGTGATAAGGACTATGAAAGAGTGACTGGACTCGTCAGAGACTATTGCCATGGCAGCCAAGattttttgaaggaaaaagaaagagagcGCAGTTCTAGTCGTAGCAGATATAGTAGCCAAGATGACAGGCTTCATAGTCATGAGACTACTGAAAGGTATAGGGAAGGAAGCCGAGAGATTGATAGGGATCGAACAAAAAATAGAGACAGGGAGAGGGGAAGGACACGAGGAAAGGAAGGAGACAGAGTAACTGAGAGAAATAGGGAAAGGGAGAGGGTAAGGcaaaaggaaatggaaagaGGTAGAGCTCGTGAGAGGGAGAGGGTAAGGGAAAAGGAAATAGAAGAAGATAGAGCTCGTGAGAGGGAGAGGGTAAGGGAAAAGGAAATAGAAAGAGATAGAGCTCgtgagagggagagggagagggataATTATAGGGGCAGGCAATGGGATAATGACCGcaagagggagagggagagggagagtaGGTGGGAAAGTGATAGGGAAAGCAGCAGAGGTAGAAGTAGGGACAAAGAGAGGGACAAGGAGACTGATAGATACCGCAGGGCCAATAAATATGATGATCTTGGTAGTAGCTATGGTGATCGAGATAAGTTTAGTGTTTCCAGGCGCATTAAGGATGATGGGACTGGCcacagagagaagaaaaatgatCCAGTAATCAAGAGTTCTGACCATAAACTTCATGAAATTGAAACTGATATATCTAAAAG AGATGAGGATGAACAGGACTATCAGGAAGAGATTTCATTTCAACTTGCTGAACACGAAGAAGAGGAAGAACTAGACAGGATTAAGGAGGAGAGTAGGAAGCGCAAGCAAGCCATACTTGAAAAGTATAAGAATCTACAGTTGCATCCTAAAACTCAATTGGAAGACACTG CTAAGGAGGTAATTGAGCATTCTTCTGAGCTTGAAGTTGGTGGAAACCATATGCCAGAAGCTGTTTATTATAGAGCTGATGGTGGAGAAAGCCATTCTGGTGACAAAGTAATTTCTGTTGGGAAATCACCTAACCAAGAAAGGTTTGCTACAAATGATCAGAATTCTGGAGCTGGTGGATTGGGACAGGGTACTCCGAAG AGTGAGAGATCAAATGACATGTTCTGTGATGACATATTTGGAGAATCACCTGCAGCAGTTCATAAAACT GGTAAAGGAGATGGTTTGATAATTGAGCGTAGTGGCCTGCATGATAACTGGGATGATGCAGAAGGCTATTATA GTTACCGTTTTGGAGAAGTACTTGATGGCCGATATGAGATTAATGCTTCACATGGAAAAGGTGTGTTCTCCGCAGTTGTCCGTGCTAGAGATCTCAAAGCTAAACCTGGTGACCCTGAAGAGGTTGCAATTAAAATGATACGTAATAATGACACAAT GTATAAGGCAGGTATGGAAGAGTTGGTGATATTGAAGAAGTTGGTTGGTGCAGATCCTGAAGACCGGCGCCACTGTGTTCGTTTTCTTTCTAGCTTCAAGTACCGGAATCATCTGTGCTTGGTTTTTGAGTCTCTTCATATGAATCTACGTGAGGTTTTAAAGAAGTTTGGCCGTAATATTGGACTAAAACTTACTGCTGTGAGGACATATGCAAAACAACTATTCATTTCTTTGAAGCATTTAAAGAACTGTGGTGTTCTTCACTCTGATATTAAACCAGATAACATGCTG GTGAATGAAGCAAAAAATGTGCTGAAGCTTTGTGATTTTGGTAATGCCATGTTTGCGGGGAAGAATGAGATCACACCATACCTTGTGAGCCGTTTTTATCGTGCTCCAGAGATAA TTTTGGGCTTGCCCTATGACCATCCAATTGATATGTGGTCAGTTGGTTGTTGTTTATTTGAACTTTACATTGGGAAAGTTCTTTTTCCTGGCCCGACGAACAATGACATGCTTCGTCTTCATATGGAGTTGAAAGGTCCATTTCCAAAAAAGATGCTTCGAAAG GCAGCATTTACTGACCAGCATTTTGATCAAGATCTCAATTTTTATGCCACTGAAGAGGACCCTGTTACAAAGAAG GCGATACGGAAGTTGATTGTTAATATCAGACCAAGAGATATTGGTGCAATAATTTCAGGTTCTCCTGGTGAGGATCCAAAGATGTTAACACATTTTAAAGATCTTCTTGACAGAATTTTTGTGCTAGATCCAGATAAGAGACTCACAGTTTCTCAGGCATTAAGTCATCCATTCATCACGG AGAAGATATCTGATTGGGAGAGGCCTCTTTCTTGGCAGTTCTTTCGGTGGAATATTTTCTGTTTCTATT GA
- the LOC116005000 gene encoding serine/threonine-protein kinase prpf4B-like isoform X1 gives MTSDSSDPARRKHHHSSHSDVETDEPSKRRKHGHHHHHRRRHHRHHGKKPEEIDSKLETEVKEAEVEIEGGKEVLGSGAVGVAMSSSNLGIDYDMEEGEIIEDDVPPNSAAYDVAEDTENRKLSSDMDRHEAHAEGPNFGMPIEKKVEEVDRSKNHEGLSWEGISCEKYLANGNLVGGRHKHEGKCSPIEESRTQKHYYGDGNDLKDWKRSLTPDNAGKRRKTAKVALPRDGYEDEGPYGKDSKSPDRSRGLPQSQSTSEEVSISEVFHKPEDVFYKDRKSKGDKDYERVTGLVRDYCHGSQDFLKEKERERSSSRSRYSSQDDRLHSHETTERYREGSREIDRDRTKNRDRERGRTRGKEGDRVTERNRERERVRQKEMERGRARERERVREKEIEEDRARERERVREKEIERDRARERERERDNYRGRQWDNDRKRERERESRWESDRESSRGRSRDKERDKETDRYRRANKYDDLGSSYGDRDKFSVSRRIKDDGTGHREKKNDPVIKSSDHKLHEIETDISKRDEDEQDYQEEISFQLAEHEEEEELDRIKEESRKRKQAILEKYKNLQLHPKTQLEDTAKEVIEHSSELEVGGNHMPEAVYYRADGGESHSGDKVISVGKSPNQERFATNDQNSGAGGLGQGTPKSERSNDMFCDDIFGESPAAVHKTGKGDGLIIERSGLHDNWDDAEGYYSYRFGEVLDGRYEINASHGKGVFSAVVRARDLKAKPGDPEEVAIKMIRNNDTMYKAGMEELVILKKLVGADPEDRRHCVRFLSSFKYRNHLCLVFESLHMNLREVLKKFGRNIGLKLTAVRTYAKQLFISLKHLKNCGVLHSDIKPDNMLVNEAKNVLKLCDFGNAMFAGKNEITPYLVSRFYRAPEIILGLPYDHPIDMWSVGCCLFELYIGKVLFPGPTNNDMLRLHMELKGPFPKKMLRKAAFTDQHFDQDLNFYATEEDPVTKKAIRKLIVNIRPRDIGAIISGSPGEDPKMLTHFKDLLDRIFVLDPDKRLTVSQALSHPFITEKISDWERPLSWQFFRWNIFCFYCKITCQRRFSFCTQFFMVTIRELKSASFKCLIII, from the exons ATGACCAGCGATTCCAGTGACCCTGCTCGTCGCAAGCACCACCATTCCTCTCATTCCGATGTCGAAACTGACGAGCCTTCGAAGCGTCGTAAGCACggtcaccaccaccaccacaggCGTCGCCACCATCGCCACCACGGAAAGAAGCCCGAAGAGATTGATTCGAAACTAGAAACGGAGGTTAAGGAGGCTGAGGTTGAAATTGAGGGCGGAAAGGAGGTCCTTGGAAGCGGAGCAGTGGGTGTGGCTATGAGCAGTTCGAATTTGGGGATCGATTATGATATGGAGGAAGGGGAGATTATTGAGGACGATGTTCCACCTAATTCTGCTGCTTATGATGTTGCTGAAGATACTGAGAACAGGAAATTGAGTTCGGACATG GACCGTCATGAAGCTCATGCAGAAGGGCCTAATTTTGGTATGCCCATTGAAAAGAAAGTGGAAGAAGTTGACAGAAGTAAGAATCACGAGGGGTTGAGTTGGGAAGGAATTTCTTGTGAAAAATATCTTGCCAATGGGAACTTGGTTGGTGGGCGCCATAAACATGAGGGAAAATGTTCTCCTATTGAAGAAAGTAGGACACAAAAGCATTACTATGGTGATGGAAATGATTTAAAGGACTGGAAAAGATCTTTGACACCTGACAATGCTGGGAAGAGGCGCAAGACTGCCAAGGTTGCATTACCTCGTGATGGATATGAAGACGAGGGTCCTTATGGAAAGGATTCAAAATCACCTGATCGGTCTAGAGGGTTGCCACAATCTCAAAGCACTTCTGAGGAGGTTTCTATTTCAGAAGTGTTTCATAAGCCAGAGGATGTATTTTATAAAGATAGGAAATCTAAGGGTGATAAGGACTATGAAAGAGTGACTGGACTCGTCAGAGACTATTGCCATGGCAGCCAAGattttttgaaggaaaaagaaagagagcGCAGTTCTAGTCGTAGCAGATATAGTAGCCAAGATGACAGGCTTCATAGTCATGAGACTACTGAAAGGTATAGGGAAGGAAGCCGAGAGATTGATAGGGATCGAACAAAAAATAGAGACAGGGAGAGGGGAAGGACACGAGGAAAGGAAGGAGACAGAGTAACTGAGAGAAATAGGGAAAGGGAGAGGGTAAGGcaaaaggaaatggaaagaGGTAGAGCTCGTGAGAGGGAGAGGGTAAGGGAAAAGGAAATAGAAGAAGATAGAGCTCGTGAGAGGGAGAGGGTAAGGGAAAAGGAAATAGAAAGAGATAGAGCTCgtgagagggagagggagagggataATTATAGGGGCAGGCAATGGGATAATGACCGcaagagggagagggagagggagagtaGGTGGGAAAGTGATAGGGAAAGCAGCAGAGGTAGAAGTAGGGACAAAGAGAGGGACAAGGAGACTGATAGATACCGCAGGGCCAATAAATATGATGATCTTGGTAGTAGCTATGGTGATCGAGATAAGTTTAGTGTTTCCAGGCGCATTAAGGATGATGGGACTGGCcacagagagaagaaaaatgatCCAGTAATCAAGAGTTCTGACCATAAACTTCATGAAATTGAAACTGATATATCTAAAAG AGATGAGGATGAACAGGACTATCAGGAAGAGATTTCATTTCAACTTGCTGAACACGAAGAAGAGGAAGAACTAGACAGGATTAAGGAGGAGAGTAGGAAGCGCAAGCAAGCCATACTTGAAAAGTATAAGAATCTACAGTTGCATCCTAAAACTCAATTGGAAGACACTG CTAAGGAGGTAATTGAGCATTCTTCTGAGCTTGAAGTTGGTGGAAACCATATGCCAGAAGCTGTTTATTATAGAGCTGATGGTGGAGAAAGCCATTCTGGTGACAAAGTAATTTCTGTTGGGAAATCACCTAACCAAGAAAGGTTTGCTACAAATGATCAGAATTCTGGAGCTGGTGGATTGGGACAGGGTACTCCGAAG AGTGAGAGATCAAATGACATGTTCTGTGATGACATATTTGGAGAATCACCTGCAGCAGTTCATAAAACT GGTAAAGGAGATGGTTTGATAATTGAGCGTAGTGGCCTGCATGATAACTGGGATGATGCAGAAGGCTATTATA GTTACCGTTTTGGAGAAGTACTTGATGGCCGATATGAGATTAATGCTTCACATGGAAAAGGTGTGTTCTCCGCAGTTGTCCGTGCTAGAGATCTCAAAGCTAAACCTGGTGACCCTGAAGAGGTTGCAATTAAAATGATACGTAATAATGACACAAT GTATAAGGCAGGTATGGAAGAGTTGGTGATATTGAAGAAGTTGGTTGGTGCAGATCCTGAAGACCGGCGCCACTGTGTTCGTTTTCTTTCTAGCTTCAAGTACCGGAATCATCTGTGCTTGGTTTTTGAGTCTCTTCATATGAATCTACGTGAGGTTTTAAAGAAGTTTGGCCGTAATATTGGACTAAAACTTACTGCTGTGAGGACATATGCAAAACAACTATTCATTTCTTTGAAGCATTTAAAGAACTGTGGTGTTCTTCACTCTGATATTAAACCAGATAACATGCTG GTGAATGAAGCAAAAAATGTGCTGAAGCTTTGTGATTTTGGTAATGCCATGTTTGCGGGGAAGAATGAGATCACACCATACCTTGTGAGCCGTTTTTATCGTGCTCCAGAGATAA TTTTGGGCTTGCCCTATGACCATCCAATTGATATGTGGTCAGTTGGTTGTTGTTTATTTGAACTTTACATTGGGAAAGTTCTTTTTCCTGGCCCGACGAACAATGACATGCTTCGTCTTCATATGGAGTTGAAAGGTCCATTTCCAAAAAAGATGCTTCGAAAG GCAGCATTTACTGACCAGCATTTTGATCAAGATCTCAATTTTTATGCCACTGAAGAGGACCCTGTTACAAAGAAG GCGATACGGAAGTTGATTGTTAATATCAGACCAAGAGATATTGGTGCAATAATTTCAGGTTCTCCTGGTGAGGATCCAAAGATGTTAACACATTTTAAAGATCTTCTTGACAGAATTTTTGTGCTAGATCCAGATAAGAGACTCACAGTTTCTCAGGCATTAAGTCATCCATTCATCACGG AGAAGATATCTGATTGGGAGAGGCCTCTTTCTTGGCAGTTCTTTCGGTGGAATATTTTCTGTTTCTATTGTAAGATAACTTGCCAAAGGCGTTTCTCCTTTTGTACTCAATTCTTTATGGTGACCATTAGAGAGCTTAAAAGTGCAAGTTTTAAATGTCTTATCATTATATAA